A window of Cryptomeria japonica chromosome 3, Sugi_1.0, whole genome shotgun sequence contains these coding sequences:
- the LOC131027951 gene encoding calmodulin-like protein 2 has protein sequence MVDLDEIRRVHEILDENCDGVVSVGELCGFVNRVGITMSEDDVRSILNKHLQQDCCSLRFEEFVEFYQSIFNHQDNEEKGESDDLMEAFRVFDQNKDGYISSNELQNVLSTMGLIPQGQDAQNCEKMICRFDSDCNGVLDFSEFKCMMSSKVSP, from the coding sequence ATGGTCGATCTGGATGAAATTCGTAGAGTGCATGAGATATTAGATGAAAATTGTGACGGAGTGGTGAGCGTGGGTGAACTGTGTGGATTCGTCAACAGGGTTGGAATAACAATGTCAGAAGATGATGTGAGATCTATACTGAACAAACATCTTCAACAGGATTGTTGTTCCCTGCGATTTGAGGAATTTGTTGAGTTTTATCAATCCATCTTCAATCAtcaagataatgaagaaaaaggCGAGTCCGACGATTTGATGGAGGCGTTCAGAGTTTTTGATCAAAACAAAGATGGGTACATTTCTTCTAACGAGCTTCAGAACGTGTTGTCCACAATGGGATTGATTCCACAGGGACAAGATGCGCAAAACTGTGAGAAAATGATATGCAGATTTGATTCAGATTGTAATGGAGTGTTGGATTTCTCTGAATTCAAATGTATGATGTCCTCTAAGGTTTCTCCTTAA